The following DNA comes from Terriglobia bacterium.
CATGGATGGGCCCAACTCGGTGGTGTACGACGAAGCCGAAAACCGCATGCACGTTCAAAAAGCGGCGATGGCGCTGACCATGAGCTAGACGGTCCGAGCGTCGCGGGATTCAGGGGTTCGATTTTTCAACCACGACCCCTGCGACAGAAGGAGGCCAATGAGAGCGATGAAAAAGAGAATCGTCAGGAAGATCAGCCGGCCAGCCGCGAAAAAACCGGCCCGGAGTGCACTGAAACGCAAGCTCGCGGTCATCGCGATCGGCGGCAACTCACTGATCAAGGATTCGCATCATCAGACGGTGGAGGATCAGGAAAGCGCGCTACGGGAAACCGCACGTCACATCGCCGATATGATCGAACAGGGTTGGGATGTTGCGATCGGCCATGGCAACGGACCGCAGGTCGGCTTCATTCTCCGCCGTTCCGAAATCGCAGCCAAAGTCGAGGGGATGCACGAGGTTCCGTTGGATGTGTGTGGCGCCGATACGCAGGGCGCGATCGGATACGAGCTCCAGCAGGCCCTGCAGAACGAGTTGCATCACCGGAGGATCAAAAAGAATTGTGCGACGATCATTACCCAGGTCCTGGTGAATCAACACGACGCCGCCTTCAGCCATCCCTCCAAGCCCATCGGCGGCTTTATGGATCAGCCCGAGGCGATGCGGCGGAAGGACACGATGGGGTGGAGCGTCGTCGAGGATGCAGGACGGGGCTGGCGGCGCGTCGTTCCTTCCCCTCTCCCGGAAGAAATTGTCGAGCTCGAGACCATCCAGGCCGTCCTCAACCAGGGGATCATCGTCATTACGGTCGGGGGCGGCGGCATACCCGTCGTTGATGTCGGGAGCGGCGAATATCGCGGCACGGCAGCAGTCATCGATAAGGATCTCGCGAGCAGTCTGCTGGCACGCGAGGTCAAAGCGGATTTGTTCCTGATTGCGACGGCTGTTGAAAAGGTGGCCATCCACTTCGGCAAACCGAATCAGCAGTGGCTTGACCGGATGACCATGGCCGAAGCGAAACGGTACCTGGCCGAAGGGACGCATTTTGCCAAGGGCTCGATGGCGCCCAAGATTGAGGCAATCCTGTTGTTTCTTGAAGCGGGCGGCAAACACGCGATCATCACGAATCCGGAAAATATCGGCCGCGCCCTGCGGGGTGAAACTGGCACGCACATTCTCCGCGGCTAGGTTCTTTCTGTACGCATCCCGCATGACATATTCAGGGTGCGGCGGGATCGATGGAACCCTGCCGGGGGACTCCGCGAATCCCCTCCTTTCTCTGAGATCCCATCGCCCTCGACCTCGCTTCTCACGAAGCGAAAGTTGGATCCCGGAATCAGGTGCCCGCCCCCCCTGGATCCGCACACCCAGGACTATGCTTTCCACCGGAAACCTGCAACCTGAATCAGGAGATTCTGATGAACTATCATTTTAAATGCATCCTCTGCGGCTCCGAATACGACCCCGGGACCACGCGCTACGTGTGTCCGAAACACGGCGACGATGGCATACTCGATACGATTTTCGATTACCGTGAAATCAACCAATTGACTTCGCCTCGTGCGATCTCCAGTTCGGCCGATTTTTCGGTGTGGCGATACGCGCCGCTGCTGCCGCTCGACAACGCCCGGGAGTCTGCGCCCCCCGTTCACGTCGGTTGGACGCCCCTCTATCGTTCGACGACCCTGGGCCCGCACCTGGGATTGAGCCATTTGCATTTCAAGGACGACGGCCGCAATCCGACGGCCTCGTTCAAAGATCGGGCGAGTGCGGTCGTTGTCGCCAGGGCGCGTGAACTGGGGGTCTCCATGATGACGACCGCGAGTACCGGAAACGCAGGGGCAGCACTCGCCGGTCTGGCCGCCGCAGCGAAGATGCCGTCAGTGATTTTTGTGCCCCAAACCGCTCCCCCGGCGAAAATCGCGCAACTGCTGATTTTCGGAGCGCGGGTCCTCCTGGTCAAAGGAACTTACGACCAGGCCTTTGATCTCTGTCTGGAGGCGTCGAAAGAATTCGGGTGGTATTGCCGGAACACGGCGTTCAATCCGTATACGGTGGAAGGAAAGAAGACTGCGTCCCTCGAACTGTGCGAACAACTCGGATGGAAGGCCCCCGACGCTGTCCTGGTTTCAGTCGGCGACGGTAATGTCATCAGCGGCCTGTGGAAGGGACTGCGCGATTTGCTCATGCTCGGATGGATCGATACGATGCCGAGGCTGCTGGGCATCCAGGCGGAGGGCTCGGCGGCATGCTACAATGCCTGGAAAGCTGGAACGGAAACCATCACCCCGGTGAACGCGCAGACGGTCGCCGATTCCATTAGTGCCGATCTGCCCCGCGATGGCGTGCGTGCCGTGCGTGCCGTGCGTGAGACCCGAGGCGCCTACCTTACCGTGACCGACGATGAAATTCTCGCGGCGATCCCGGAACTCGCGCGGGGCGAGGCTATCTTTTGCGAGCCGGCCGCGTCGGCCGTCTATGCCGGACTGAAAAAAGCAGTCCAGCAGGAACTTGTGAAATCGGATGAGACGATCGTGTGCCTGTTGACCGGAAATGGCTTGAAAGATATCTCGAGCGCAATGAAGGTCGCAGGCGCTGGAACGATCATCGAGCCCACCCTCGGAGCGGTCAAGCAATTGGTCATCGGTTGATCGAGATTCCGGAATGGGCGATCGACCCGGGTGAGGACGACTCGTGGGCCAATGAGGCGTCGAAGTGATCAGTTCCTATTCATCACCTGGCTGCGCAATGCAATCAGCGAGTTGGACTTCGCAAAGATCCACACGAGGGCGACTGCAAGGGCCGCCAGGAGAATCCATTCCCCCACCGGTATCCGTCGAACTTCCAGTTTACAGAAACAATGCACTTCAGTATTCTAAAGGGGGCCAAAAATCCATTGCCTGGTGATGTAACCCTTTCGCAACCGTCCGACACACCCTGATGCTTGCTTACCTGTCCGGCTCAATTGAAAACTCACCCGATGGTGGCCGTGCCTGGCGTGCTGCACTAAAGCCGTTTCTCGCCGGGACGCTCCGGCACGAGGTGTATGATCCCGCCGAGGCGATTCCACAGCTGCTGGGCGCAGAGACCTATGAATCGTTTCGTGCGTGGAAGACCAGCGATCCCGATCGGTTTCGGGCCACGGTGCGTCGAATCATCGCACATGACCTGGAGGTTTTGACCAACCGGGCGAGCTATGTTATCTGCAATTGGGATGAGCACGTCCACAAAGGAGGAGGCACCCAGGGAGAACTGACGGTGGCGTTCCACCGGGCCATTCCGGTCTATCTGGTCAGCCACCTCCCGTTGGAGGGTATCAGTGGTTGGATCCTCGGTTGTGCAGAGTTGATCCTCCCGAATTTTTCTGAATTGCGGAGGTTTTTGCAGAAGAAGTACGGGGAGCCCGCTCTTGATCTGAAAGAGTTTTCCAATCCATGAAGAGGCTTTCTGATCATCCGGGGAAATGAAGGCCGGCATTGCTTTCTCCAAAACTGGGCTTACGTGAGCGACGGCACCCGCGGAGCGTTCGGCGCCAGTGGAATGATTGTCCTTCCCACCCCCATCGCCCGTGAAGTGGTTGACGCACGACGCGAGCTGGGGGAGGTGATCGACGAATTTTCGAACCGTCGCGATGTCCGCAGCAATGAAGGGACCTGGGGGATCCTGACCCGCGATTTGATCTCACGCAAAGACGCCTTCAAAATAGCATTGCTGAATGCATTTGCGCCGTTTTATAATCCGCGCGCCTATCCATGAGAGGCTTCCTCAATGAACGTCACCAAAGGAAATATCGGCTGGATTGAAGTCATTTGCGGGTGCATGTTTTCAGGCAAGAGCGAGGAATTGATTCGAAGGCTTCGCCGCGCTGAGATTGCCCAGCAACGCGTCCAAATTTTCAAGCCGAAGATCGATGCGCGTTACAGCGAAGAGCATATTTACTCCCACAGTGACGTGAGGATCCGGGCCGAACTCGTGAGCGATGCCAAGGAGATTCTTCAAAGGACGGATGCCAGAACTGAAGTCGTGGGAATCGACGAAGGACAGTTCCTGGGCGATGACCTGCCCCGCGCCGCCGATACGCTGGCCGATATGGGCAAACGAGTCATCGTGGCGGGGCTGGATACCGACTATCTCGGCAAACCGTTCGAGCCGATGCCGGTTTTGATGGCCATCGCCGAGGAGGTCACCAAGACGCTGGCCATTTGCATGCGGTGCGGAAACCCCGCGATGCACACGCAGCGGTTGATTGAGAGCGATGAGCGCGTGGTGGTGGGCGCCAAGGGGATGTACGAGGCCCGATGCCGGCGGTGTTTCGAACCCGGTGTCGCCAAGAAGAAATAGCACGTTCCAGGAAGGCCCGCTCCAAGAGGCGGGCAGGATTCACAAACGCGATGGGTTTGGGAGTCTTTGAACGATTCTTCTGTTTCTGTGTATTGCCGTGCGGCGGCATGACTTTTCCTCCCGATCCACTCTCTCATCCCATCGATCCTGCGTGGGCGTGACCTTCATCAGTTCTCAATCGAATCTCCAACGAATTTGAGAGGTCCCGGTGAGAATGACAGTCAGAGAGCTCGCGGTGCGATTGGCTGGAAAACTTCTGGGGCCGGCCTCCCTTACGGTGGATGGCGTTTCGTCGCTGGAGAATCCCAAACCCGGCACTGTGGTGTGGGCCGATTCAGACAAGAATCTGGCCCGAGCCCTCAAAGGAACGGCGGGGGCGATCATCCTGGCCGAATCTTTGACGGACAAGGTTCCCCCTTCTTCGAAATCGGACCAAATGCCGAAGGCCCTCATCCTGGTTCCCAATCCCCGGCTGGCCTTTGCACAGACCGTCGCTTTGTTTCATCCCCGCCGGATGATTTGTCATGGAATTGATGCAACGGCTCGCATTGCCTCGACGGCCCGACTGGGGCCCGACGTGGCGATCGGCGCCCACGTGGTCATTGATGAGGCGGCCTCCATTGGCCCGCGATGTGAGATAGGGGCAGGAACCTTCGTGGGAGCAGACGTGCGCATTGGAGAAGAGTGCCGGATCTTCCCCGGCGTGATCCTTTACCACGACGTCACCCTCGGCGCGCGATGCATGGTGCATGCCGGCGCGGTCATCGGCAGCGATGGGTTCGGATTCGTTCCGAATGAAGGACGGTACGAAAAATTTCCCCAAGTGGGGACTGTGATGATTGGCGATGACGTGGAAATTGGCGCGAACACGACGATCGACCGCGGGGCGCTCGATGCCACTCGCATCGGCCGCGGGACCAAAATCGATAATCTGGTCCAGATCGCCCACAACGTGGAAATCGGCGAAGATGTGGTGATCGCCGCGCAGACCGGGATTTCAGGTGGAACCGTGATTGAAGATCACTGTGTCATCGGCGGCCAGGTCGGCATGGGGGACCATGCCCGGGTCAAACGCGGGGCCGTGGTGGGAAGCAAAGGCGGCATCCTGCCCGGCAAGATCATCCGTGAAGGACAGGTCGTCTGGGGAATTCCAGCCATCCCGCTCGACGAGTACAAGGTGATCAACGCCCTCTGGCGAGGACTGCCAAAACTCAAGAAAGACGTTGACGCGCTGAAGGCGGCCCGGACCGCGACCTCGAAGCCGAAGAAAGTCAGGAAGTCTTCCTCCCGTCCCCGATCCGGGCTTTCCGATTCCCGGAAACGTTAGACCTCATTTCAACTAACGAACCTTCGAGAATGCACTTCCCACCTTGTCGCTGTCGTAGTTGTAGACCACAATCCGGAGGTTCTGGTTGGGCGCCTGCAACGGAAGGCGCATCGAGAACGGGATGCCTTCCTTCAACACCCGTTGGTAGGTTTCTTCGCGCAGATTCATCTCCATGGTTTCCCACTGATCGCCCAGGGTTCTCCCCTTTGAGTCCCCGTAAAAAACGGTGATGTAAAGCTTCCCTTGGTGGAGTCCGTTCACCGTCCGGAATGGAACCCTTGACGCATCGACTTTCATATCGATCACGACCACCGGGTTATCCGGCATAGACCTGTCTTCCCGCGACTCCGCCTTGAAGGGAAGGTCCTTGACGTCCTGGGTGTATCCGGCGGCGGCTGTGATGCGGCTGTAGGAAAGAAAGGCCTCACGGTCAAACGGCTCCAGGGTCTCGCGGGCATAGTACCCGTGCCGGAAGGAGACTTTGACATCGGGACGGTTGACCCGAACCGTGATGCGACGATATTGTCCGTTCCAGTCGGTGTTCTTGGGATAGTATCCCAACAGGTATTCCCCCCGGGTCACTTCATTCACTCGTGCCAGGGCGTTAGAAATGTTTTCATGAATGGAGGCGAGTCCGCCAGTCATTTGGGAAATGTTGCGCAGGCTGGAAAGCGCAAAGGTTCGGCTGAAACTCCCCAGGTTCATCTGCGGTGAATTCGGGTTGCCTGGACCCTGGATTCGGCGAGGTAGCGCTCCGGTACTCGCACCAAAACTCGGATTGAGGTACACCCCGCCGGTTTGGAAGGTGTCGATCGACACCCGAGCATCGTTCGCCATGGCGGCGATACTCTTGTCATTTTCCAGCCGGGGGAGGAACAGGCCGTTTTCAGAGAAAAACAATAAGTGTTTTTCTCCCTCAAGGTACCGGAGGTACTCGATCGAGGTGTAGATGTTCTGGAGATCCTGCATGGTCATGGCGTTCGTACTTACGTATTCCTCAAAGGGCAGATCAGTGAGCGCATTGGCCTGAAGCTGGTCGAAGGACGACACGGAGGAAACGGAGGTTCCAAGGGCGTTGTCGGCTTCCATCCGCTGCAGGGTGGTGCTCACCTCGTTCGTATCTCTCGCCAGCTGGCCGGAATCGGTGATACGTCCCGGAGGGACCTGGCGGGACGCGAGGGCCCCGGGAGCTTCAAAGATCTTGTCGATGTCGGGTTGGAAGGACTTCGGGATCTCCTTGCTTCCGTAAATGGCGGCGAGTCCGCTGAAACGAAGTTCCATGTGTGATTCGATCTTCTCATGAATCTTCTTGTACCGCTCGAGCACCAGGGCGATCTGTTCATGATCAGTGGCGAAATCGGTCGCACGATTATAAGCGAACACCGCCACACGATCCTGAGGCAGAAGGTCATTTCGCACAAACTGGATCAGGGCATCGACACCCTTGAAAGGCCGTTCCAGTCGACCCCGCCCAAGCAGAATCAAGAAGGTTCGAGCCGTCTGCGGCACCAGCTCCAGCCGGGGAACTTTTCGAAGAAGAGGCTTCTCCGGGGCCTGGGACGCAGTCGCGGTAAATGTTTCCAAGGAGAAATGCCGGATGTCCTGACGCGCCCCGTTTTCCAGCACGATGAAATCCTCCTTTTTCAGATCGAGGACAGGATGGTCATCCTTGTCGGTGACCCGGACGTTGACCGGAATCAGCGTCACACGGATGCGAATGGTTCCCGGAGGGGCCGGCTGCTGGGGTCCGCCCCCGAAGAGGGAGAAAACGGCAATTAATAGACTGCAGAATGCGGTCACGACCAGAATTTGTTTATATAAGAAGGTGTTTTTCACTGCTGGCCTCCTTGGCGATGTTCGACCGAAGCGAGGAACAAGAAAGACTCCACCTCGAAAAAGGAATCATTCCACATCTCTTTATACAGGAAATCCGGGGAATAGATTAATCAGGAGCGGGAAATTCATCGGTCTCGATCCGATTCGTCTTCTGAGTCAATCCATCCGCTCCCCATCCAATTTGATTGACTCCCTTTGTTAATTTAATCACAATTGGGCGAACAGTTCAAGATCGGTCCTCTTCCCGTGTCTGAGGCAGAAAATGACCTTCAAAGATGAATTTGCGGACATGCGCCAACGCCTTTCGGATTTTGCCGGACAATTCAAGCAGACGGCAAAGGCTCCGAAGGAAGAGCGAAGGGGCCCGACCGGGCATCGCCGCGTGGACACGGTGTACTGGAATCTGCGGGAGCTCTTCACCAAGGACGTCACTGGCCAGGACCTCCGCAAACTGGTCCAACACGACACGCGCGAGACGTTTAACTATTTTACCCGGGAGATCGACTTTGATTCCCTGCGGCGTCTTCACTGGTACAAACGATACCCAACGGCTTTTTGGAGAATCTTCCAGGCGCTGGCTTACCGGCTCAGCCCGCCGCGGCGCATTGCCTTTGCCGTCGCAATCCTCGGTTTACTGCTGGGTTTTATCGAGGTCTTAGGTCAGGGCAAAATGGGTATTCTTTTGCCCGATACGTCGGGGAGGGTCTGGTGGTTCATCTCGATCGTGCTTCTGATCGTTCTCCTGTGCATGGAATTACGGGACAAGCTGGACCTCAAAGGTGACCTCGAGATTGCCCGGCAGATCCAGCTGGGCCTTGTCCCGTCGAAGCCCTTTGTACAGGAGGGCATCACCATCCATTGCCACATGCGGCCTGCGAACACCGTGGGGGGAGATTACTTTGATATTATCGAGTTGGATGAAAGCAGCGTCGGGTTTGTCATTGGCGATGTGGCGGGCAAGGGAATGCCGGCGGCATTACTCATGGCCCTACTGCAAGGCAGTCTTCGCACGCTCATTACGGCAGGGTTCCGCGGCTCCGAGCTGATCGCAAAGCTCAACGAATATCTCTGCACGAATATCCCCTCCAATAGCCTGGTGACTTTTTTCTATGGGGAATTGACCACAGCGACCGGCGAATTTCGATACGTCAACGCGGGCCATAACCCGCCGTTTGTGATCCGCCATGACCAGTCCATGGAACGCCTTCCCGCCACTTCCATCCCCCTGGGAATCAATCGTGAGGCCCGCTTCTCTGACAACGCCGCCCAGCTGGCACCCGGAGACCGCCTGTTTCTCTTCACCGATGGTGTCACTGAGGCATTCAATACGGAGGAAGTGGAGTACGGCGAGACAAGACTGACGGCGTTCCTCAAAGCGCGGAGCAATTTGTCAGATGATCAACTCATTCAAGCTCTCATTGCCGACGTGCTTTCCTTTTGCGGAAATGCAAAACCTCATGACGACATGACGCTGATGAACATCAAGCGCTCCTAGTGACGACCCCGGGCATCGGAGCTTTCCCGCTGAAAGCCGCCAGCGATGGCCGCAATGTCGTCCCGCGTGAGCCGATAGACCTTCCAATCATTCAGCCACCGTGCCCCCAGCCGTTCATAAAAACGGAGGGCGCCTGTATTCCAATCAAGCACCGCCCATTCCATGCGACCGCAGCCGCGGCGTTGCGCCTCCCCAACGAGATGCGTGAAAAGGGCGAGCCCGACTTTTCTCTTCCGGTACTCCGGCAGAACAAAAAGATCCTCCAGGTAGAAGGTGGGCAGGGCCAGGAAGGAGGAGTAGGTTTCGAACGCCAGGGCGTAGCCGACCGCTTTACCCTCCACCCGGGCCAGCCAGGTTTCGAACCGGGGCCGCTCGCCAAAGCCGTGCTCCAACAATCGCGCGCGGGCTTCCCCTACGGGTTTTTGGAGCTTTTCAAAATCGGCCAAGGCGTCAATGAGCGCGAGCAGGATTGAGCCCTCCTCGCGGGTGGCACGGGTGATTTCGATGGAGTCGGACAAGGGGTTTCTCCGGAGATGCTGAACTCTGTAATCCTGAAATCGCGCCGGTTGCGGTGACCGGATGAGGGAGAGTTCGCTGCGCAATGGCGTGATCAAGACGGGCTCAGCCCTCTGTCTACTTCCTCTTCCATGACAGTGGTCTCCCGGTGCCGGGTGTCCCTCAGGTCCCCGCCTTGGCGAGC
Coding sequences within:
- the thrC gene encoding threonine synthase; the encoded protein is MNYHFKCILCGSEYDPGTTRYVCPKHGDDGILDTIFDYREINQLTSPRAISSSADFSVWRYAPLLPLDNARESAPPVHVGWTPLYRSTTLGPHLGLSHLHFKDDGRNPTASFKDRASAVVVARARELGVSMMTTASTGNAGAALAGLAAAAKMPSVIFVPQTAPPAKIAQLLIFGARVLLVKGTYDQAFDLCLEASKEFGWYCRNTAFNPYTVEGKKTASLELCEQLGWKAPDAVLVSVGDGNVISGLWKGLRDLLMLGWIDTMPRLLGIQAEGSAACYNAWKAGTETITPVNAQTVADSISADLPRDGVRAVRAVRETRGAYLTVTDDEILAAIPELARGEAIFCEPAASAVYAGLKKAVQQELVKSDETIVCLLTGNGLKDISSAMKVAGAGTIIEPTLGAVKQLVIG
- the lpxD gene encoding UDP-3-O-(3-hydroxymyristoyl)glucosamine N-acyltransferase; its protein translation is MTVRELAVRLAGKLLGPASLTVDGVSSLENPKPGTVVWADSDKNLARALKGTAGAIILAESLTDKVPPSSKSDQMPKALILVPNPRLAFAQTVALFHPRRMICHGIDATARIASTARLGPDVAIGAHVVIDEAASIGPRCEIGAGTFVGADVRIGEECRIFPGVILYHDVTLGARCMVHAGAVIGSDGFGFVPNEGRYEKFPQVGTVMIGDDVEIGANTTIDRGALDATRIGRGTKIDNLVQIAHNVEIGEDVVIAAQTGISGGTVIEDHCVIGGQVGMGDHARVKRGAVVGSKGGILPGKIIREGQVVWGIPAIPLDEYKVINALWRGLPKLKKDVDALKAARTATSKPKKVRKSSSRPRSGLSDSRKR
- a CDS encoding thymidine kinase, with product MNVTKGNIGWIEVICGCMFSGKSEELIRRLRRAEIAQQRVQIFKPKIDARYSEEHIYSHSDVRIRAELVSDAKEILQRTDARTEVVGIDEGQFLGDDLPRAADTLADMGKRVIVAGLDTDYLGKPFEPMPVLMAIAEEVTKTLAICMRCGNPAMHTQRLIESDERVVVGAKGMYEARCRRCFEPGVAKKK
- a CDS encoding VWA domain-containing protein, translated to MKNTFLYKQILVVTAFCSLLIAVFSLFGGGPQQPAPPGTIRIRVTLIPVNVRVTDKDDHPVLDLKKEDFIVLENGARQDIRHFSLETFTATASQAPEKPLLRKVPRLELVPQTARTFLILLGRGRLERPFKGVDALIQFVRNDLLPQDRVAVFAYNRATDFATDHEQIALVLERYKKIHEKIESHMELRFSGLAAIYGSKEIPKSFQPDIDKIFEAPGALASRQVPPGRITDSGQLARDTNEVSTTLQRMEADNALGTSVSSVSSFDQLQANALTDLPFEEYVSTNAMTMQDLQNIYTSIEYLRYLEGEKHLLFFSENGLFLPRLENDKSIAAMANDARVSIDTFQTGGVYLNPSFGASTGALPRRIQGPGNPNSPQMNLGSFSRTFALSSLRNISQMTGGLASIHENISNALARVNEVTRGEYLLGYYPKNTDWNGQYRRITVRVNRPDVKVSFRHGYYARETLEPFDREAFLSYSRITAAAGYTQDVKDLPFKAESREDRSMPDNPVVVIDMKVDASRVPFRTVNGLHQGKLYITVFYGDSKGRTLGDQWETMEMNLREETYQRVLKEGIPFSMRLPLQAPNQNLRIVVYNYDSDKVGSAFSKVR
- a CDS encoding serine/threonine-protein phosphatase, with the protein product MTFKDEFADMRQRLSDFAGQFKQTAKAPKEERRGPTGHRRVDTVYWNLRELFTKDVTGQDLRKLVQHDTRETFNYFTREIDFDSLRRLHWYKRYPTAFWRIFQALAYRLSPPRRIAFAVAILGLLLGFIEVLGQGKMGILLPDTSGRVWWFISIVLLIVLLCMELRDKLDLKGDLEIARQIQLGLVPSKPFVQEGITIHCHMRPANTVGGDYFDIIELDESSVGFVIGDVAGKGMPAALLMALLQGSLRTLITAGFRGSELIAKLNEYLCTNIPSNSLVTFFYGELTTATGEFRYVNAGHNPPFVIRHDQSMERLPATSIPLGINREARFSDNAAQLAPGDRLFLFTDGVTEAFNTEEVEYGETRLTAFLKARSNLSDDQLIQALIADVLSFCGNAKPHDDMTLMNIKRS
- a CDS encoding GNAT family N-acetyltransferase; the protein is MSDSIEITRATREEGSILLALIDALADFEKLQKPVGEARARLLEHGFGERPRFETWLARVEGKAVGYALAFETYSSFLALPTFYLEDLFVLPEYRKRKVGLALFTHLVGEAQRRGCGRMEWAVLDWNTGALRFYERLGARWLNDWKVYRLTRDDIAAIAGGFQRESSDARGRH
- a CDS encoding DUF84 family protein; amino-acid sequence: MIIRGNEGRHCFLQNWAYVSDGTRGAFGASGMIVLPTPIAREVVDARRELGEVIDEFSNRRDVRSNEGTWGILTRDLISRKDAFKIALLNAFAPFYNPRAYP
- the arcC gene encoding carbamate kinase translates to MKKRIVRKISRPAAKKPARSALKRKLAVIAIGGNSLIKDSHHQTVEDQESALRETARHIADMIEQGWDVAIGHGNGPQVGFILRRSEIAAKVEGMHEVPLDVCGADTQGAIGYELQQALQNELHHRRIKKNCATIITQVLVNQHDAAFSHPSKPIGGFMDQPEAMRRKDTMGWSVVEDAGRGWRRVVPSPLPEEIVELETIQAVLNQGIIVITVGGGGIPVVDVGSGEYRGTAAVIDKDLASSLLAREVKADLFLIATAVEKVAIHFGKPNQQWLDRMTMAEAKRYLAEGTHFAKGSMAPKIEAILLFLEAGGKHAIITNPENIGRALRGETGTHILRG